A genomic stretch from Helianthus annuus cultivar XRQ/B chromosome 1, HanXRQr2.0-SUNRISE, whole genome shotgun sequence includes:
- the LOC110871230 gene encoding probable receptor-like protein kinase At5g24010, whose product MILVYEYMEKGPLRNHLYGSNLPPLSWKQRLEICIRAARGLHYLHTGSAQGMIHRDIKSTNILLDESNLAKVADFGLSRSGPCLSETHVSTGVKGSFGYLDLEYFRRQQLTDKSDVSSFGVVLFEILCARPAVDPMLGREEVNLGEWAIHWKRKGLLKKIVNPRISDQIKLASLKKYADMAEKCLVDYGVDRPTMGDVLWNIEYALQIQETESVDSARTGHTGAPEIVSGDGSSNVDGSLSGSKTNIVNGTSHSKQINCR is encoded by the coding sequence ATGATCCTTGTATACGAGTATATGGAAAAGGGACCGTTAAGGAATCACTTATACGGGTCGAATCTACCTCCATTATCATGGAAACAGAGGCTTGAAATATGCATTAGAGCCGCACGTGGGCTTCATTATCTTCACACGGGTTCAGCACAAGGTATGATTCATAGAGACATAAAGTCCACAAATATATTACTTGACGAAAGTAACCTCGCGAAGGTGGCGGACTTCGGACTCTCGAGGTCGGGCCCGTGTTTAAGTGAGACTCATGTTAGCACAGGCGTGAAGGGTAGTTTTGGGTACTTGGATCTTGAATACTTTCGGAGGCAACAACTTACTGATAAATCAGACGTTTCTTCGTTTGGGGTTGTGCTCTTTGAAATACTCTGTGCTCGGCCTGCTGTTGACCCGATGCTGGGCCGAGAAGAGGTCAATTTAGGCGAGTGGGCAATTCATTGGAAGAGGAAAGGGTTGCTTAAAAAGATTGTGAACCCGCGTATTTCTGACCAGATAAAACTGGCGTCTTTGAAAAAGTATGCGGACATGGCTGAGAAATGTTTGGTGGATTACGGTGTCGATAGACCAACTATGGGCGATGTATTATGGAACATAGAATATGCACTTCAGATTCAAGAAACCGAAAGTGTGGATTCAGCGAGAACGGGTCACACAGGTGCACCAGAAATTGTATCCGGTGATGGATCGAGCAATGTTGATGGTTCACTTTCGGGCTCAAAAACAAATATTGTTAACGGGACTTCACATAGTAAACAAATAAATTGTAGATAG